From Xenopus tropicalis strain Nigerian chromosome 3, UCB_Xtro_10.0, whole genome shotgun sequence, the proteins below share one genomic window:
- the adck2 gene encoding uncharacterized aarF domain-containing protein kinase 2 encodes MLCCCLRLWGFPFRGILHRGASLGRGWRKVTLQAPRAPIQAQRAPIQAQRAPILAHRAPIQAPRAPIQAQKAPIQAQRAPIQAQRAPILAHRAPIQAPRAPIQAHRAPILAITRVALIGWAVREATVSAQSEAAGPLRQEQGPQPIPRQGPPGALTRIIFILRMGVRSGVLFLKFGPLLLLYPLTFVSAGLASLWLRLLLKATETSGPACIKLGQWASTRRDLFSEDFCNLFSKLHVKVTPHPWEYTERCLHRAFGTHWNRVLRFHSREPVGSGCVAQVYKAHADLSTIGQFDPQALTDSYDQEMTGYEAWEVPGLTGILGYLWEWRKKVVPSDRSGRASDQQQHPQESTLYPDGSDTQQLIPVAVKVLHPGLTQHVRMDILLMKTWSRLIGWIPGFRWLSLTEMVEEFEKLMTHQIDLRSEARNLELFRQKFDKVDFIRFPTPLRPLVTRNILVETFEDGEPVSLYLREPDAAPIKQRIAGMGVDMLLKMIFTDNFVHADLHPGNILVQGVHQYATGAADQTTLVDMCDTLIVDVRPVRCPLRLVVLDAGIVAQLQEKDLQNLRAVFTAVLLGQGETVAELILHHARANQCTDVEGYKKDMAELVTEARKTTVALGKLQVAVLLSRVFQILMTYKVKLESNFASVIFAVMVLEGLGRSLDPEVDILEAARPLLLKNAASLLT; translated from the exons atgctttgctgCTGCCTGAGACTCTGGGGTTTTCCCTTCAGGGGAATTCTGCATAGAGGGGCTTCCCTGGGGAGGGGATGGCGGAAGGTTACACTACAAGCCCCAAGGGCCCCAATACAAGCCCAAAGGGCCCCAATACAAGCCCAAAGGGCCCCAATACTAGCTCATAGGGCCCCAATACAAGCCCCAAGGGCCCCAATACAAGCCCAAAAGGCCCCAATACAAGCCCAAAGGGCCCCAATACAAGCCCAAAGGGCCCCAATACTAGCTCATAGGGCCCCAATACAAGCCCCAAGGGCCCCAATACAAGCCCATAGGGCCCCAATACTAGCCATCACCAGGGTGGCCCTGATAGGCTGGGCTGTCAGAGAGGCGACTGTATCTGCCCAATCAGAAGCAGCCGGGCCCCTGAGACAGGAGCAAGGGCCACAGCCAATCCCCAGACAGGGACCACCGGGGGCCCTAACCAGGATTATATTCATTCTCCGTATGGGGGTGCGCTCTGGGGTGCTTTTCCTCAAGTTTGGGCCCCTGCTCCTGCTGTACCCCCTCACGTTTGTCTCCGCCGGACTCGCATCTTTGTGGCTGCGGCTTTTGTTAAAGGCCACCGAGACGTCGGGACCGGCCTGCATCAAACTGGGCCAGTGGGCTAGCACTCGGCGAGACCTTTTCTCCGAAGACTTCTGCAACTTGTTTTCTAAGCTTCACGTTAAGGTGACCCCCCACCCATGGGAGTACACGGAGCGCTGCTTGCACAGAGCCTTTGGCACCCACTGGAACCGGGTGCTGAGGTTTCACAGCAGAGAGCCCGTGGGGTCCGGCTGCGTGGCCCAGGTATATAAAGCCCACGCTGACCTGTCTACTATTGGTCAGTTTGACCCCCAGGCTTTGACTGACAGCTATGACCAAGAGATGACTGGTTACGAGGCCTGGGAGGTGCCAGGGCTGACGGGTATCCTTGGGTATCTCTGGGAGTGGAGAAAGAAAGTAGTTCCTTCTGACAGATCTGGGAGGGCATCAGATCAACAGCAACATCCACAGGAATCCACTTTGTACCCCGACGGGTCCGACACCCAACAACTCATTCCTGTGGCTGTAAAA GTCCTACACCCCGGCCTTACCCAGCACGTACGGATGGACATTCTCCTCATGAAGACCTGGAGCCGACTGATTGGCTGGATCCCTGGATTCCGGTGGCTGAGCCTGACGGAGATGGTGGAGGAGTTTGAGAAGCTGATGACCCACCAA ATTGACCTGCGGTCCGAAGCCCGGAATTTGGAGCTGTTCCGGCAAAAGTTCGACAAGGTGGATTTTATACGGTTTCCCACCCCCCTCCGGCCGCTTGTCACCCGCAACATCTTGGTCGAGACCTTCGAG GACGGGGAACCGGTGTCCCTGTACCTGCGAGAGCCGGACGCTGCCCCAATAAAACAACGGATCGCTGGCATGGGGGTAGACATGTTACTGAAAATG atatttACAGATAATTTCGTCCACGCTGACCTGCACCCCGGGAATATACTAGTGCAAGGGGTTCACCAATACGCCACCGGTGCCGCCGACCAGACCACCCTGGTGGATATGTGCGACACGCTTATTGTAGACGTGCGCCCGGTCCGCTGCCCGCTCCGGCTGGTGGTGCTCGATGCTGGCATCGTGGCCCAACTGCAGGAGAAGGACCTGCAGAACCTGAGGGCTGTATTCACAGCGGTACTGCTGGGGCAG GGCGAGACAGTAGCGGAACTGATCTTACACCACGCCAGAGCCAATCAGTGCACAGACGTAGAGGGATATAAGAAGGACATGGCGGAGCTGGTGACAGAGGCCCGGAAGACGACAGTCGCGTTGGGAAAG TTGCAAGTGGCGGTGCTGCTGTCTCGTGTTTTCCAGATCCTAATGACGTATAAG GTTAAGCTGGAGAGCAACTTTGCCTCCGTCATATTTGCCGTTATGGTTCTGGAAGGACTTGGTCGGTCTCTGGATCCGGAGGTGGACATTCTGGAGGCAGCACGGCCTCTCCTGTTGAAGAACGCTGCTTCCTTGCTGACCTAG